A portion of the Corynebacterium jeikeium genome contains these proteins:
- a CDS encoding PspA/IM30 family protein: MANPFAKGWKYMMSSFDKKIEDNADPKVQIAQAAEAERQRHQEIQRQAAAIIGNRNQLEMQLGRLTSERDKITENTRQALANADQARAKGDEATAQKMESTAEVFATQLVNVEKELENTTQLHQQAVSAAEEAQRQAQQSQARYEQIKQDIRKLESQADQAKMQETASKTLQSMQGISEDPNVPTLDSVREKIEGRYANALGAQELAESSQAGRMAEIETSTRDAAADMRLAEIRAQMNNENAALESGSAAKDNAGELEAAESAESVEAVEDTTTDADEAK, from the coding sequence ATGGCTAATCCATTTGCCAAGGGCTGGAAGTACATGATGTCTTCGTTCGATAAGAAGATCGAGGACAATGCGGATCCTAAGGTTCAGATTGCACAGGCAGCTGAGGCCGAGCGTCAGCGCCATCAGGAGATTCAGCGTCAGGCTGCGGCTATCATCGGCAACCGCAATCAGCTGGAAATGCAGCTGGGGCGGTTGACCTCTGAGCGTGACAAGATTACCGAGAACACCCGGCAGGCACTCGCCAATGCGGATCAAGCTCGTGCCAAGGGCGATGAGGCCACTGCACAGAAGATGGAAAGCACTGCTGAGGTGTTTGCCACCCAGCTGGTGAATGTTGAAAAGGAGCTGGAAAATACTACGCAGCTCCACCAGCAGGCCGTATCTGCTGCTGAGGAGGCACAGCGTCAGGCGCAGCAGTCGCAGGCTCGCTACGAGCAGATTAAGCAGGATATCCGCAAGCTGGAGTCGCAGGCCGATCAGGCCAAGATGCAAGAGACCGCGTCGAAGACTCTCCAGAGCATGCAGGGTATTTCCGAGGATCCGAATGTGCCGACTTTGGATTCGGTCCGTGAGAAGATTGAAGGCCGCTACGCCAATGCGTTGGGCGCTCAGGAGCTCGCGGAATCCTCACAGGCAGGTCGTATGGCTGAGATCGAGACTTCGACTCGCGATGCCGCTGCTGACATGCGTCTGGCCGAAATTCGTGCCCAGATGAATAATGAAAACGCTGCTCTCGAATCCGGTTCTGCCGCGAAGGATAACGCCGGCGAGCTGGAGGCCGCCGAGTCCGCCGAGTCCGTTGAGGCCGTTGAGGACACCACAACGGACGCAGACGAAGCGAAGTAG
- a CDS encoding serine hydrolase codes for MVHCPQRTYRGLAASLAAVITLSATAPLANATVTATADSTDTGAFSQVVVAAPSSTEPAKPSDAKTKKTTEKPTEKAPEKSTGRTAEKSAEQSAEKSTEKTSSPTSETSSTEPSESTVKSEPKEFPPLVPGAKTQWGLGVQTRLDEVTEKFDAKGGMLGMGILDRQTGEFICNSHCDDVFRLASLMKVFVADVVAYSNYTQPKKGEIVAGQGDMPVEGNPDAMLRDDMIRYSNNEATDELWDSYGGVRIVDNVRQRYGLSDKTVGSPMWGATTSTPADMVAYFDRMLSEEGGLSDTETKYMRQLMYSLPRYSYGDADQNFGLRAALPKETIANKSGWYEEQHTTAGFLGDDDRYAIAVLGKNLTANELTEAVKHVFPDGQVLPTGEKETKHARTSAPLSIEEDSNKVAPALWALVAALAGFGIGWLIRGQRAD; via the coding sequence ATGGTTCATTGCCCTCAACGCACGTACCGCGGACTGGCCGCGAGTCTCGCCGCGGTAATTACTCTGTCAGCAACTGCGCCGCTGGCTAACGCGACAGTCACCGCAACTGCTGACTCCACCGATACCGGTGCATTTTCGCAGGTAGTCGTAGCAGCTCCATCGTCAACGGAGCCGGCTAAGCCCTCCGACGCAAAAACCAAGAAGACCACCGAAAAGCCAACTGAAAAGGCTCCCGAGAAGAGCACAGGGCGAACCGCAGAGAAGTCGGCGGAACAGTCGGCTGAGAAGTCGACCGAGAAAACCTCTTCACCGACATCGGAAACGTCCTCGACGGAGCCGTCGGAAAGCACTGTGAAAAGTGAGCCGAAGGAGTTTCCCCCACTTGTGCCAGGGGCGAAGACCCAGTGGGGCCTTGGCGTGCAAACTCGTCTCGACGAAGTGACTGAGAAGTTCGACGCTAAGGGCGGCATGCTCGGCATGGGCATTCTGGATCGCCAGACCGGTGAGTTCATCTGCAACTCACACTGTGATGATGTTTTTCGCCTCGCCAGCCTGATGAAGGTATTCGTCGCCGACGTTGTGGCCTATTCCAACTACACGCAGCCGAAGAAGGGCGAGATTGTCGCTGGCCAGGGTGATATGCCGGTTGAGGGCAACCCCGACGCCATGCTGCGCGACGACATGATTCGATACTCCAACAACGAAGCAACTGACGAGCTGTGGGATTCCTACGGCGGTGTACGCATCGTTGACAATGTCCGACAGCGCTACGGCCTCTCGGATAAGACTGTCGGCTCACCTATGTGGGGAGCCACCACCAGTACGCCAGCCGACATGGTTGCCTACTTTGACCGGATGCTGAGCGAAGAAGGCGGGCTGAGCGACACGGAGACCAAATACATGCGTCAGCTGATGTACTCACTGCCGCGCTACTCCTACGGCGATGCAGACCAGAACTTCGGTCTGCGTGCAGCGCTACCGAAGGAAACGATTGCCAACAAGTCCGGTTGGTACGAAGAGCAGCACACCACTGCCGGATTCCTTGGCGACGATGACCGTTACGCTATCGCGGTTCTGGGCAAAAACCTGACCGCCAACGAACTCACCGAAGCTGTCAAGCACGTGTTCCCAGACGGGCAGGTTCTGCCAACAGGTGAGAAGGAGACAAAGCACGCCCGCACCAGCGCACCACTGTCGATTGAGGAGGACTCAAACAAAGTCGCTCCAGCCCTGTGGGCGCTAGTAGCAGCACTCGCTGGCTTTGGTATTGGCTGGCTCATTCGTGGCCAGCGCGCGGACTAG